The following are encoded in a window of Tessaracoccus flavescens genomic DNA:
- a CDS encoding HAAS signaling domain-containing protein translates to MNNDKYLDDLTSELRERDVPGVRIGEILAEAQSHLAESGEPAEQAFGTPAQYADSLVAARPVPRVRYGLVIAISGSLGVLGGMLVLQGIFSLLGWSEQVFGLPGWLLIVVGLICLGGLSLYVRALVDPVIDPRDGREVKFPLGR, encoded by the coding sequence ATGAACAACGACAAGTACCTCGACGACCTCACCTCCGAACTCCGTGAGCGTGACGTGCCCGGGGTCAGGATCGGCGAGATCCTCGCCGAAGCCCAGAGCCACCTCGCCGAGAGCGGTGAGCCGGCCGAGCAGGCGTTCGGCACCCCGGCACAGTACGCCGACTCGCTGGTGGCGGCGCGCCCCGTTCCCCGAGTGCGCTACGGCCTGGTGATCGCGATCTCCGGATCCCTCGGAGTCCTTGGAGGGATGCTGGTCCTGCAAGGCATCTTCTCCCTCCTCGGATGGTCGGAGCAGGTGTTTGGGCTTCCCGGCTGGCTGCTCATCGTCGTCGGGCTGATCTGCCTGGGCGGGCTCTCGCTCTACGTCCGCGCGCTCGTGGACCCCGTCATCGACCCACGCGACGGGCGCGAGGTGAAGTTTCCCCTGGGCAGGTGA
- a CDS encoding PadR family transcriptional regulator has protein sequence MTQQTWPTPWVKGFLELAVLAVIGRAETYGYELSKELTDAGFGEVKGGTLYPILGRLEEAGLVTTTWRTGEHGPGRKYYAITEKGTAELSLRALNWDRFSAAVTDLVKEQS, from the coding sequence GTGACGCAGCAGACATGGCCGACGCCCTGGGTGAAGGGGTTCCTCGAACTCGCCGTGCTCGCTGTGATCGGGAGGGCCGAGACTTACGGCTATGAACTGTCGAAGGAGCTGACCGACGCTGGTTTCGGCGAGGTCAAGGGAGGCACCCTGTATCCGATTCTCGGACGGCTCGAGGAGGCCGGGCTCGTCACGACGACGTGGCGCACGGGTGAACACGGGCCGGGGCGCAAGTACTACGCGATCACGGAGAAGGGGACCGCCGAGTTGTCCCTTCGCGCACTCAACTGGGACCGGTTCTCCGCGGCCGTCACCGATCTCGTGAAGGAACAGTCATGA